A single genomic interval of Haloterrigena salifodinae harbors:
- a CDS encoding CARDB domain-containing protein, whose translation MLSTDVLLTAVAACVLLVFVVPTVAITVGENSAANDVHLEPTSQYATIQDNQLELDLEELNKDAITTADVFTIAITDTDVQRVWIENDVEGLEFYAGNDPTAEIARAIPIEPSAGETIHVGVAVDTHVTHTGTETFTVHVRYDDGEDDEDEEDDENETPQGVTLESLAVSPTNLEAGESVTVEGTYRNENDTAKRHTAKLTVDGTVIDSRTVEIESGETRTVSFERVMQWPGDYDVGLDGAASERVTVTGSGAEIGDASVADIELTKGDRTTISATVENPTNEPVERTLELAVDGIVVDTRTVIVQPGTERTVTFERQFDAPGTYDLAISGVDAGSVTVSEPEPFPIRNRQLSAATTAALAPPLTMGILFLGAAANRRWAIVSSEY comes from the coding sequence ATGCTATCCACCGACGTCCTACTTACCGCCGTGGCTGCTTGCGTTCTCCTCGTGTTCGTAGTTCCGACGGTCGCGATCACGGTAGGTGAGAATTCGGCGGCTAATGACGTCCACCTCGAACCGACGTCTCAATACGCCACGATCCAAGACAATCAACTCGAACTCGACCTCGAGGAACTAAACAAAGACGCAATAACAACCGCTGATGTCTTCACGATCGCGATCACCGATACCGACGTCCAGCGGGTCTGGATCGAGAACGACGTCGAAGGCCTCGAGTTCTACGCCGGAAACGATCCGACGGCCGAAATCGCTAGAGCAATCCCGATCGAGCCGTCAGCGGGCGAGACGATCCACGTCGGCGTCGCGGTCGATACACACGTCACTCACACGGGGACGGAGACGTTCACGGTACACGTCCGCTACGATGATGGCGAGGACGATGAAGACGAGGAGGACGACGAAAACGAGACACCCCAAGGAGTCACCCTCGAGTCCCTCGCAGTCTCCCCGACGAACCTCGAGGCCGGCGAGTCGGTGACGGTCGAGGGGACCTACCGAAACGAGAACGACACGGCAAAGCGACACACCGCGAAACTGACCGTCGACGGCACCGTCATCGACAGCCGAACAGTCGAGATCGAGAGCGGCGAGACGCGAACGGTCTCCTTCGAACGGGTGATGCAGTGGCCCGGCGACTACGACGTCGGACTGGATGGCGCGGCGAGCGAACGGGTAACGGTCACGGGATCGGGTGCCGAGATCGGCGACGCGTCGGTCGCCGACATCGAACTCACCAAAGGCGATCGGACGACGATCTCGGCGACCGTCGAGAACCCGACGAACGAACCCGTCGAGCGCACCCTCGAGTTGGCGGTCGACGGGATCGTCGTCGATACCAGAACGGTCATCGTCCAACCGGGTACGGAGCGAACGGTGACGTTCGAGCGCCAGTTCGATGCTCCCGGAACGTACGACCTGGCGATCAGCGGCGTCGACGCCGGTTCGGTCACCGTCTCGGAGCCGGAGCCGTTTCCGATCCGGAATCGGCAGCTGTCGGCGGCGACGACGGCTGCGCTCGCGCCGCCGCTGACGATGGGGATTCTGTTCCTCGGCGCCGCCGCGAACCGTCGCTGGGCGATCGTCTCGAGCGAATACTGA
- a CDS encoding DUF7289 family protein, with translation MGRIGRKAELSLSERADRGTSPQLGIVLLFVMVFLGATSIYVVGMGAFDAAESQAYHEQSQQELRQFDSTISSLGKQDDTPKSVQINNLDGELVTDGQLEVTVSDGYVNDSRSIELETLVATDKGGNEFAYQAGGAWDVSGDRATAVSDPNLRYYYESTEDGEVGRVDIEPVTLEGSVGTGEHTVREIPNPDTDSFESLGEDIEAVSYTTVEVSGSSYHHGWYNFLKDEFDATDANDCDISGSIDENIICHDKSEETVTVVANVDGEKPLRELADIEPTVRSGLYIDGETGTLRSSLSMNAYENHNANGASSPGFLLANYDEFYLHNHADIEGIPVVNGELGSKGNPSISPIGYGVTVNGTEQGESESGKNLYRLDAENEGKGKGVEGTALATELSQPYADVAPIDDEIKRLLTAYLAGNPSADGDVSAGMYSGEDGIESTDSADGNVNVGVDGNLDLSNVEINGNNQTNFYVDGHAELSNVSIRPDDRADALWVYATSDSTITIEDDFQGVVYAPGADLEIEDGVTIDGAVIAGDAAGRGGTLEIGDDVQINFDRSLRSATPLSEEDTDLLFEYSNTRPPVDVTFVLDRSGSMGPYNPSSRNAYAPDYELAVGERWEPIPTDEPFRNTHGWKVLQVRDENGMTRTLEPLEFAHPDDWTEIRVHPYYQFRYGSSTASIGVYAHPGNDPTGQRVEATRNVIDELDPSADRVGVYDFAGSGRTLHPLSGDLEAAKESVAGTAYGGTNMAAGLEAALNDYATRGADDRERVVILLSDGKNSNAANDERMDELVDRSDDLNYTLHTVGLAGLEHDSIPEDKLEGWAAETGGNYYQTADPDELLDLFEEIVNEEIDLEMDTQMQLAVNYETGGTANYAVHVSERTVAIDR, from the coding sequence ATGGGACGGATTGGTAGAAAAGCTGAGCTCTCTCTTTCCGAACGGGCCGACCGGGGGACGAGCCCTCAGTTAGGGATTGTATTGCTGTTCGTAATGGTATTCCTCGGCGCAACGAGTATTTACGTCGTCGGGATGGGTGCATTCGACGCCGCCGAGTCGCAGGCGTATCACGAACAGAGTCAGCAGGAACTCCGGCAGTTCGATTCGACGATATCGTCGCTCGGAAAGCAGGACGATACCCCGAAATCTGTTCAAATCAATAATTTAGACGGAGAACTGGTTACCGACGGACAGCTCGAGGTCACCGTCTCGGACGGATACGTGAACGATAGTCGTTCGATAGAGCTCGAGACGCTGGTTGCAACCGATAAGGGTGGCAACGAGTTCGCGTATCAAGCCGGCGGAGCCTGGGACGTTTCCGGCGATCGAGCGACTGCCGTTTCGGATCCGAACCTCCGGTATTACTACGAGTCGACCGAAGACGGGGAAGTCGGACGAGTCGATATCGAACCAGTCACGCTCGAGGGAAGCGTCGGCACGGGCGAGCATACGGTTCGAGAAATCCCGAATCCCGATACCGACTCGTTCGAATCGCTCGGGGAGGATATCGAGGCCGTCAGTTACACTACGGTCGAGGTCTCTGGATCGTCTTACCACCACGGTTGGTACAACTTTCTGAAAGACGAGTTCGACGCGACCGATGCCAACGACTGTGATATCTCCGGCTCGATCGACGAGAACATCATCTGCCACGACAAATCGGAAGAGACGGTTACGGTCGTCGCAAACGTCGATGGCGAGAAACCGCTCCGCGAACTCGCCGATATCGAGCCGACGGTTCGCAGTGGCCTCTACATCGACGGTGAAACGGGTACGCTACGGTCGTCACTTTCGATGAACGCGTACGAAAATCATAACGCGAATGGCGCCAGCTCCCCCGGCTTCTTGCTCGCGAATTACGATGAATTCTATCTTCACAATCACGCCGATATCGAAGGTATCCCGGTCGTAAACGGCGAACTTGGTTCGAAAGGTAATCCGTCGATCTCACCGATCGGCTATGGAGTAACCGTCAACGGGACCGAGCAGGGCGAATCGGAGAGCGGCAAGAACCTGTATCGGCTAGATGCGGAGAACGAAGGGAAGGGGAAAGGCGTCGAAGGAACGGCACTCGCCACCGAACTTTCGCAACCGTACGCCGACGTTGCTCCGATCGACGACGAGATCAAGCGGCTCCTGACGGCGTATCTCGCCGGCAACCCGTCGGCCGACGGTGACGTTTCTGCGGGCATGTACAGTGGAGAAGACGGGATCGAGTCGACGGATTCCGCCGATGGAAACGTCAATGTCGGTGTCGACGGCAATCTCGACCTCTCGAACGTCGAAATTAACGGTAACAATCAGACGAACTTCTACGTCGACGGTCACGCTGAACTCTCGAACGTCAGTATCAGACCTGACGACCGAGCGGACGCACTGTGGGTGTACGCCACCAGCGATTCGACGATTACCATCGAGGACGACTTTCAGGGGGTCGTCTACGCTCCCGGTGCCGACCTCGAGATCGAGGACGGTGTGACTATCGACGGGGCCGTCATCGCCGGCGATGCGGCCGGGCGTGGCGGCACGCTCGAAATCGGCGACGACGTTCAGATTAACTTCGATCGCTCGCTGCGGAGTGCAACACCGCTATCTGAGGAGGACACCGATCTGTTATTCGAGTACAGCAACACGCGGCCTCCGGTCGACGTAACCTTCGTTCTCGACCGGTCGGGATCGATGGGGCCGTACAACCCGTCGTCCAGAAACGCGTATGCGCCCGATTACGAGCTAGCTGTCGGTGAGAGGTGGGAACCGATTCCGACGGACGAACCGTTCCGAAATACGCATGGCTGGAAGGTGCTCCAAGTTCGAGACGAAAACGGGATGACCAGAACGCTTGAGCCCTTAGAATTTGCCCATCCTGATGACTGGACGGAGATTCGGGTCCATCCGTACTATCAGTTCCGTTACGGCTCCAGCACAGCCTCGATCGGCGTCTACGCTCACCCCGGGAACGATCCGACGGGCCAGCGTGTCGAGGCGACCAGAAACGTTATCGACGAACTCGACCCCAGCGCTGATCGGGTCGGAGTCTATGACTTCGCCGGCAGTGGTCGGACTCTCCACCCCCTTAGCGGCGATCTCGAGGCGGCAAAAGAGAGCGTCGCCGGCACCGCTTACGGCGGGACGAACATGGCCGCTGGGCTGGAAGCGGCACTCAATGATTACGCCACTCGCGGTGCCGATGACCGCGAGCGAGTCGTTATTCTCCTGAGCGACGGAAAGAACTCCAACGCTGCCAACGACGAGCGGATGGACGAACTGGTCGATCGGTCGGACGATCTCAATTACACCCTTCACACTGTCGGTCTCGCTGGCCTCGAGCACGACTCGATACCCGAGGACAAGCTCGAAGGGTGGGCGGCGGAGACCGGCGGGAACTACTACCAGACCGCCGATCCCGACGAACTGCTCGATCTCTTCGAGGAGATCGTCAACGAAGAGATCGACCTCGAGATGGATACGCAGATGCAACTCGCCGTGAACTACGAGACAGGGGGTACCGCTAACTATGCGGTACACGTTTCCGAACGGACCGTAGCGATCGACCGTTGA